The Hahella sp. HNIBRBA332 genome window below encodes:
- a CDS encoding diguanylate cyclase domain-containing protein gives MSLRLRTLLSLSFAGVVIATTAVVSAIVDYEASHRLQKELDRQFIGAASQLAEDLDRGIYARLRDIINVSSLPTIRHLREGQEDERRNILEALKKTQEYYAWIGFTDANGVVLQATNSLMEGLNVADQTWWLGGKAGPYVGDIRGLHQDATSNPGFTTKLSNFIEMAAPIRNSQGLVIGVLGAYVSWDWASELTANVLRHQSQKFELLVVSQQDRVILGPEALLAMNIHLPDSLKANAIGLTQWPDGERYLTGFADTKGFRSFKGLGWTVVARQQAETALAPIRQLRTVIWRWGAIIAAAFALVGWVIAEQISRPLKSLAASARQIKDGARLIAFRMQQSAPQEIHLLSDALSEMMQQLKSRETALQRQYAELDMLYEGAPIGIVIVDQSMHCLRMNVKLAEWSGLQNTLVHGRTVTDLASELLGQFETQLSQTLLSGTPSYNAEAVIEGKASEVERHFLAACLPLFENEQSGPVGAALLISEMTAQRQAEYFATHDSLTGLANRRFLTAYLFQELAMARRRKRKLALLYLDLDRFKAVNDTYGHDAGDALLKEVAFRLKSICRESDLISRLGGDEFVIVALDHKNLNNSARLAKSVIVSLSRPYILSGVHIHTSPSIGIAVYPDNADDETTLLRYADDAMYEAKKSGPGQYRYYSLIKPGLLEAKGGSDSVA, from the coding sequence ATGAGCTTAAGGTTAAGGACCCTGCTTTCTCTCAGCTTCGCCGGAGTGGTCATCGCGACGACAGCCGTAGTGAGCGCTATTGTCGACTATGAAGCTTCCCACCGCCTCCAAAAAGAGCTGGATCGTCAGTTTATCGGCGCCGCCTCACAATTGGCCGAAGACCTTGACCGGGGCATTTACGCAAGACTGCGGGATATCATCAATGTCTCCAGCCTTCCCACCATCCGCCATTTGCGGGAAGGCCAGGAGGATGAGCGCCGCAATATTCTGGAAGCGCTGAAGAAAACCCAGGAATATTACGCCTGGATCGGCTTTACCGACGCGAACGGCGTTGTACTGCAAGCCACCAACAGCCTGATGGAAGGGCTGAACGTCGCGGATCAGACCTGGTGGCTTGGCGGAAAAGCCGGCCCTTATGTGGGCGACATTCGTGGCCTGCACCAGGACGCCACCAGTAATCCCGGCTTCACGACAAAGCTTTCCAATTTCATTGAGATGGCCGCCCCAATCCGCAACTCGCAAGGGCTGGTCATCGGTGTGTTGGGCGCTTATGTGAGTTGGGATTGGGCATCGGAACTGACGGCGAATGTCCTGCGTCACCAAAGTCAAAAGTTCGAGTTATTAGTCGTTTCCCAGCAAGACCGCGTCATTCTTGGGCCTGAGGCCTTGCTCGCCATGAACATCCATTTGCCGGATTCGCTCAAGGCCAACGCGATAGGGTTAACTCAATGGCCAGACGGCGAGCGCTATCTCACTGGATTCGCCGACACCAAGGGCTTTCGCAGCTTCAAAGGCCTGGGATGGACCGTGGTGGCGCGCCAGCAGGCGGAAACCGCTCTGGCGCCAATCCGTCAGCTACGCACGGTCATTTGGCGCTGGGGGGCGATCATCGCCGCGGCATTCGCCTTGGTCGGCTGGGTCATCGCTGAACAAATATCCCGCCCTTTGAAGTCGCTCGCGGCTTCCGCCCGCCAGATAAAAGACGGCGCCCGTCTGATCGCCTTTCGCATGCAACAATCCGCGCCACAGGAAATCCATCTTCTGAGCGATGCGCTGAGCGAGATGATGCAGCAGTTGAAGTCCAGAGAAACGGCATTGCAACGCCAATATGCGGAATTGGACATGCTCTATGAAGGCGCGCCCATCGGGATCGTCATTGTCGACCAGAGCATGCATTGTCTGCGCATGAATGTGAAACTCGCTGAGTGGAGCGGGCTACAAAACACGCTTGTGCATGGACGCACGGTCACTGATCTTGCGTCTGAACTTCTAGGACAATTTGAAACGCAGCTTTCACAAACGCTACTATCAGGAACGCCTTCCTACAACGCCGAAGCCGTTATTGAAGGCAAGGCGAGCGAGGTAGAGAGGCACTTTCTCGCCGCCTGCCTGCCCCTCTTCGAAAATGAACAAAGTGGCCCCGTCGGTGCGGCGCTGCTTATCTCAGAGATGACCGCGCAGCGCCAGGCGGAATACTTCGCCACTCATGACTCGCTGACCGGGCTGGCCAATCGACGCTTTCTGACCGCCTACTTATTTCAGGAACTCGCCATGGCCCGCCGCCGCAAACGCAAGCTGGCGCTGCTCTATCTGGATCTGGACCGTTTCAAAGCCGTCAACGATACCTATGGCCATGACGCCGGAGATGCCCTGTTAAAAGAAGTCGCATTTCGCCTGAAAAGCATCTGTCGTGAATCTGACCTGATTTCACGCCTGGGCGGAGACGAATTCGTCATCGTCGCCCTTGACCACAAAAACCTCAACAACTCCGCCCGCCTCGCCAAAAGCGTCATCGTTAGCCTGTCGCGCCCGTATATCCTGAGCGGCGTCCACATCCATACCTCCCCCAGCATCGGCATCGCCGTCTATCCAGACAACGCTGACGACGAAACCACCCTACTCCGCTACGCCGACGACGCCATGTACGAAGCCAAAAAGTCCGGCCCCGGCCAATACCGCTACTACTCGCTTATCAAACCGGGATTACTGGAGGCGAAGGGTGGATCGGATTCTGTGGCTTGA
- a CDS encoding putative Ig domain-containing protein yields MTAIRSKSWIVTAGLVLFVAGLLGGVARAEESLCAVVKMELSQELTVERQAFEATMRVTNSLDAFALENIKIAIQFSDDAGNSVIASSDPNHSSAKFFIKLDQHQGINSVLTGANGAITDGKIDPAQVGELRWLIIPTKSSGGADGQGKLYYVGATLNLTYGGKSETLQVAPDTIVVKPQPDILLDYFLTREVNGDNPFTTPIEPAEPYTLGVRISNRGGGAAHKVKIESAQPKIIDNQHQLLVDFKITGSYLDDEPADKTLLIDFGDIPAKSNRVGRWIMESSLTGTFTELTAKMTHADELGGALTSLLQAPVTHLLVHDVKVDLPGRDNITDFLAHEGAGYKVYESESLGVENPVCNDCTDVKTLSGALGGEQSGGGSVRRVLTVGAMEGLAYIKISDPYLGDKALTRVVRGDGKALPANNFWLSKTLQEDKINYDYYLNLFDSLSSSSDTKYTLEFGGAAQVNLPPVIQHISDRTTYETGQVGFLVQSSDPNKTTPTLTVLNPPSGATFNAKGDGTGTFNWFPQRGQAGTYVVNFEATDGALKATKSVKIVVNPENDRDGDGMDDAWEIEHFGDLSRDGTDDYDHDGILDLAEFLNGGDPKNPPTGPQPPELDTPAYDAEVATAAPVLKVKNGAHQDGAYSYRFEVYRDKALKQKVATMAGVAEGGATTEAVIADDKLEPGVTLSDNAEYYWRARLEGAEANSDWVNGRFFLNSANDAPGEFAIAFPGSESVVASVRPTLVVNNSVDVDRDALSYSFYVYAESDASFSSPVAQVTGLNPGIGGKTSWQVSELLEENGVYLWIAKVTDEHGAVATSEAASFIVSTLNEAPAAPRIAAPENGAVTADVVLDLQVHNAVDPERNDLSYFFELDTVETFDSAEKKASGAVTETQQTTSWRVEGLVEDKVYYWRVKAYDGLSFSPWISASFTVDAENLAPPAPTLNNPADGVWVEVARPALSVHPVNDPDGDAVTYRFELYADAELKNRIMERQSAAAIWTPDVDLSDNATYWWRAQAIDAKDMAGPWSAAQSFFVNVDGVNDEPTFAFVLPKENQVLSGGAVAIQWTDADPDSAAKITLLANGVVIADNIEEDLDGDGDKYTWSLDGLADGVYTLSALIKDEANQISVAACCTVTKQSNSAPVIVSLPPSLETEEGSAKTVDIQISLGRKPEAGKSVLINLSLSDASEGLLLTENYLQFTESSWNLPQTVSVRGVDDCEPDGEIAYKLILAPAVSDDPVYSGYDVDDVTLYNLDDEQPGQKLVVCSVEVTDQVVNGGRIQARVWPVVINYGAAVQDVTATASVKAGADLSILDAASVTFPVIYQGLKAQSNQGVLVDAPASANGLVDYSALQWSLTPGKPYTQTDGDDGDNDLQGTDGDDELQGRGGNDLIAGGDGADTIIGGVGADIMLGGKGDDRFLIEGRDIYADLFIGGEGYDRILGGSGDDVVRLSTYGVFAPEYGDEASVEEIDGGAGYNLIEGTQGADRIVLTHTLLKNIARIDGLGGDDLIEGSAGADLIVGGPGADILKGGKGDDSFMITAGDADADAIDGGEGNDQILGTPENDLIRLSSVANIEVVDGRGGQDKIIGTYQNDLLDFRGATLLGITEINAGSGDDVVYGTAGVDVLIGEAGDDRLYGGGGNDRFIVRGASQAGDRFDGGEGFDVLEGGAGDDEFKFALVKSGDPESQLVSIERIDGGGGRNLITGTKGYGTTDYLDLSQIELVGITSIDLYSGDDIVIGSSGADVINGDSGNDTLHGRGGNDHLNGGSANDELYGDEGDDYLNGGVGNDVMYGGPGNDTFVLNGGDEGVDVFIGGEGVDVILGTDGDDMIRIPAPKDGDSKSVLDVEKIDLGKGVNLLIGADGYNGNDALDFSAVELIGVSRIETRNGADVVIGSRAGDYIDGGLREDQLHGGAGADTLIGGRGNDRLYGDEGEDILQGGEDDDYLEGGPDEDVYVFGPNDGSDTINDVNDEGRNRIVIVGGVTAEQVWLRRSGSTLVVEILGYGKRDRIVVEGWYDAAVRPVREIKLDQATLNEEDITALADLMSGYSAPNSGQLTVSDTDWETIKAGINAKWR; encoded by the coding sequence ATGACAGCGATTCGAAGTAAGTCGTGGATCGTGACGGCGGGGTTGGTTTTGTTCGTGGCGGGGCTGCTGGGTGGCGTTGCGCGAGCGGAGGAATCGCTGTGTGCGGTGGTGAAGATGGAGCTCTCCCAGGAATTGACGGTGGAGCGGCAGGCCTTTGAGGCGACGATGCGGGTGACCAATAGCTTGGATGCGTTCGCTTTGGAGAATATCAAGATTGCGATTCAGTTCAGCGATGATGCGGGTAATTCGGTCATCGCTTCCTCTGATCCGAATCACAGCTCGGCGAAGTTTTTCATCAAGCTGGATCAGCATCAGGGGATCAACTCCGTCTTGACAGGGGCGAACGGCGCCATTACCGATGGTAAGATCGACCCCGCTCAAGTCGGCGAGCTGCGCTGGCTGATCATCCCCACCAAAAGCTCCGGCGGCGCTGACGGGCAGGGCAAGCTCTATTATGTCGGCGCAACCCTCAATCTGACATACGGCGGTAAATCCGAGACCCTGCAGGTGGCGCCGGATACGATTGTTGTCAAACCACAGCCCGACATACTGCTCGACTACTTCCTGACACGGGAAGTGAATGGCGACAACCCATTCACGACGCCAATTGAACCGGCGGAGCCATACACCTTGGGCGTACGCATCTCCAACCGAGGCGGCGGCGCGGCGCATAAAGTCAAAATCGAATCGGCGCAGCCCAAAATTATCGACAACCAGCATCAGTTGCTGGTGGACTTCAAAATCACTGGCAGCTATCTGGATGACGAGCCAGCGGATAAAACCCTGCTGATCGACTTTGGCGATATTCCCGCCAAGAGCAATCGTGTCGGGCGCTGGATCATGGAGTCTTCCCTGACGGGCACTTTCACGGAACTGACCGCCAAGATGACCCATGCCGACGAACTGGGCGGCGCCCTGACGTCTTTATTGCAGGCCCCGGTCACACATCTATTGGTGCACGACGTTAAAGTTGATTTGCCTGGGCGCGACAATATTACGGATTTTCTTGCGCATGAAGGCGCTGGCTACAAAGTGTATGAATCTGAGTCATTGGGCGTCGAGAATCCGGTGTGTAACGACTGCACAGACGTCAAGACTTTGAGTGGCGCTCTTGGCGGCGAGCAGAGCGGTGGCGGTTCCGTCAGACGCGTGTTGACCGTTGGCGCGATGGAAGGGCTGGCGTACATCAAGATCAGTGATCCCTACCTGGGCGACAAGGCCTTGACGCGAGTAGTGCGCGGCGATGGCAAAGCGCTGCCAGCGAATAACTTCTGGCTGTCCAAAACCCTGCAAGAAGACAAGATCAACTACGACTATTACTTGAACCTGTTTGATAGCCTGTCCTCGTCCAGCGACACCAAATATACGCTGGAATTTGGCGGCGCCGCGCAGGTAAATCTGCCACCGGTTATTCAACATATCAGCGATCGCACGACCTATGAAACCGGTCAGGTCGGCTTTCTGGTGCAATCCAGCGACCCCAATAAAACCACACCGACGTTAACCGTTCTGAATCCTCCCAGCGGCGCCACCTTTAATGCCAAAGGCGACGGTACGGGGACATTCAACTGGTTCCCACAGCGTGGGCAAGCTGGTACCTACGTAGTTAATTTTGAAGCCACTGATGGCGCCTTGAAAGCGACCAAGTCCGTGAAAATTGTGGTGAACCCTGAAAATGATCGCGATGGCGACGGCATGGACGACGCCTGGGAGATAGAGCATTTTGGTGACCTTTCCCGTGATGGAACCGATGATTATGACCACGACGGCATATTGGATCTGGCGGAGTTTCTGAATGGCGGCGATCCCAAGAATCCTCCTACGGGACCGCAGCCTCCAGAGCTGGACACCCCCGCCTATGACGCGGAAGTGGCTACCGCCGCTCCCGTATTAAAAGTCAAAAACGGCGCGCATCAGGATGGTGCCTATAGCTATCGATTCGAGGTATACCGCGATAAGGCCCTGAAGCAAAAAGTAGCGACGATGGCTGGCGTAGCTGAGGGCGGCGCAACCACTGAGGCGGTTATCGCCGATGACAAACTTGAGCCGGGCGTCACGCTCAGCGACAACGCGGAATACTACTGGCGCGCCCGCCTGGAAGGCGCTGAAGCCAACAGCGACTGGGTGAATGGACGCTTCTTCCTGAACTCCGCGAATGATGCGCCGGGCGAATTCGCCATTGCTTTTCCCGGCAGTGAGTCTGTGGTCGCCTCCGTAAGGCCTACATTGGTCGTTAACAACAGCGTTGACGTGGACCGGGATGCGTTGAGCTACAGCTTTTATGTGTATGCGGAGTCTGACGCCAGCTTCTCCAGTCCGGTGGCGCAGGTGACAGGGCTGAATCCCGGCATCGGCGGCAAGACTTCCTGGCAGGTCTCTGAATTGCTGGAAGAGAATGGCGTCTATCTGTGGATCGCCAAGGTCACTGACGAGCATGGCGCTGTCGCCACCAGCGAAGCCGCCAGCTTTATCGTCAGCACCTTGAATGAAGCGCCGGCGGCCCCGCGTATCGCAGCGCCAGAGAACGGCGCGGTGACGGCGGATGTCGTCCTGGACTTGCAAGTGCACAACGCGGTTGATCCTGAGCGTAACGACCTGAGCTACTTCTTTGAACTGGATACGGTTGAGACATTCGACAGCGCGGAGAAGAAAGCCTCCGGCGCGGTAACGGAAACGCAGCAAACCACGTCCTGGCGGGTAGAAGGTCTGGTGGAGGACAAGGTCTATTACTGGCGTGTGAAAGCCTATGACGGGCTGTCATTCAGCCCCTGGATCAGCGCTTCTTTCACCGTTGACGCGGAGAATCTCGCGCCACCCGCGCCAACTTTGAACAATCCGGCGGATGGCGTCTGGGTTGAAGTCGCCAGACCAGCCCTGTCTGTGCATCCGGTTAATGATCCGGACGGCGATGCGGTGACCTATCGTTTCGAGCTGTACGCCGATGCTGAACTGAAGAACAGAATCATGGAGCGTCAGAGCGCCGCAGCTATCTGGACGCCGGATGTTGATCTGTCTGATAACGCAACATACTGGTGGCGGGCGCAGGCGATTGACGCTAAAGACATGGCGGGTCCATGGAGCGCAGCGCAAAGCTTCTTTGTGAATGTGGATGGCGTCAATGACGAGCCGACTTTCGCTTTCGTTTTGCCGAAGGAAAACCAGGTTCTGTCCGGCGGCGCGGTCGCGATTCAATGGACCGACGCGGACCCGGACAGCGCGGCGAAGATTACTTTGCTTGCGAATGGCGTCGTCATTGCCGACAACATAGAGGAAGATCTGGATGGGGACGGTGATAAATACACCTGGAGTCTGGATGGCTTGGCGGACGGGGTTTATACGCTCAGCGCGTTGATTAAAGACGAGGCGAATCAGATCTCCGTAGCCGCCTGTTGTACGGTGACCAAGCAGTCCAACTCTGCGCCGGTTATCGTCTCACTGCCGCCTTCGCTGGAAACGGAAGAAGGCAGCGCGAAAACCGTCGATATCCAGATTTCTCTGGGGCGGAAGCCGGAAGCGGGTAAAAGCGTGCTGATCAATCTCAGCCTGTCCGACGCCAGCGAAGGCCTGTTATTAACAGAGAACTATCTGCAATTCACCGAGTCCAGCTGGAACTTGCCGCAGACCGTCAGTGTCAGAGGCGTGGACGACTGTGAACCGGACGGTGAGATCGCCTACAAATTGATCTTGGCTCCAGCGGTCAGTGACGACCCAGTGTACAGCGGTTATGACGTGGACGACGTGACCCTCTACAACCTGGACGATGAACAACCTGGACAGAAGCTGGTGGTCTGCTCTGTTGAGGTGACTGATCAGGTCGTCAATGGAGGCAGAATACAGGCGCGGGTCTGGCCGGTCGTAATTAATTACGGCGCAGCGGTGCAAGACGTCACGGCGACCGCGTCAGTCAAAGCGGGCGCTGACCTGAGTATCCTGGATGCGGCGTCAGTCACGTTCCCGGTGATTTACCAGGGACTGAAGGCGCAAAGTAACCAGGGCGTGTTGGTGGATGCTCCCGCCAGCGCCAATGGTCTGGTTGATTACAGCGCCCTGCAATGGTCGCTGACGCCAGGAAAGCCCTACACGCAGACAGATGGTGACGATGGCGACAACGACCTGCAAGGCACCGATGGCGATGACGAATTGCAGGGGCGCGGCGGCAATGACTTGATTGCAGGCGGCGATGGCGCAGATACGATTATTGGCGGCGTTGGCGCGGATATCATGTTGGGCGGCAAAGGCGACGACCGCTTCTTGATCGAAGGTCGAGACATTTACGCTGACCTGTTCATCGGCGGTGAGGGATACGACCGTATTCTTGGCGGTTCCGGCGACGATGTGGTGAGGCTGTCCACTTATGGCGTCTTTGCGCCTGAGTATGGCGATGAAGCCTCCGTGGAGGAAATCGACGGCGGCGCCGGCTATAACCTGATAGAAGGAACGCAAGGCGCGGATCGTATCGTGCTGACGCATACGCTGTTGAAGAATATCGCCAGAATCGATGGTTTGGGCGGCGACGACCTGATTGAAGGCAGCGCAGGCGCTGACCTGATTGTAGGCGGGCCGGGCGCTGACATATTGAAAGGCGGCAAGGGCGACGATAGCTTTATGATCACTGCCGGTGATGCGGATGCAGATGCGATTGACGGTGGAGAAGGCAATGACCAGATTCTGGGTACACCGGAAAATGACCTGATCCGACTGAGTTCCGTCGCTAACATTGAGGTGGTCGACGGCCGTGGTGGGCAGGACAAAATCATCGGCACATATCAGAACGACCTGCTCGATTTCCGGGGCGCGACCCTGCTGGGTATCACTGAAATCAATGCGGGTTCTGGTGATGACGTGGTATACGGAACCGCTGGCGTGGATGTCTTAATCGGCGAAGCCGGAGATGATCGTCTATATGGCGGTGGCGGCAATGATCGATTTATTGTTCGCGGCGCCAGTCAGGCGGGAGACCGATTTGATGGCGGCGAAGGCTTTGACGTTCTGGAAGGCGGCGCTGGAGACGATGAGTTTAAGTTTGCACTGGTCAAATCAGGTGACCCTGAGAGTCAACTGGTCTCAATTGAGCGTATCGACGGCGGTGGCGGTCGTAACCTGATTACAGGAACCAAGGGCTATGGCACGACTGATTACCTGGATCTGAGTCAAATAGAGTTGGTTGGCATTACGTCAATAGATCTATATAGCGGTGATGACATTGTTATAGGCTCGTCGGGCGCAGATGTTATCAACGGCGATTCAGGCAATGATACGTTGCATGGGCGTGGTGGAAATGATCATCTGAATGGCGGCTCAGCCAATGATGAGCTATATGGCGATGAAGGTGACGACTATCTGAATGGCGGCGTTGGCAATGATGTGATGTACGGCGGCCCTGGAAATGACACCTTTGTGCTGAATGGCGGAGATGAAGGCGTTGATGTCTTTATTGGCGGAGAGGGCGTTGATGTCATTCTCGGAACTGACGGCGATGACATGATTCGTATTCCCGCCCCCAAAGATGGTGACTCCAAGTCTGTGCTGGATGTGGAAAAAATCGATTTGGGTAAAGGGGTTAATCTCCTGATTGGCGCCGACGGATACAACGGGAACGATGCTCTCGATTTTAGTGCCGTGGAGTTGATTGGCGTGTCACGCATTGAAACCCGGAACGGAGCGGATGTCGTGATAGGTTCCAGAGCGGGCGACTACATTGATGGCGGGCTGAGAGAGGACCAGCTCCATGGTGGCGCGGGAGCCGACACTCTGATCGGCGGAAGGGGTAATGACAGACTTTATGGAGACGAGGGCGAGGACATCCTTCAAGGCGGTGAAGACGACGATTACCTGGAAGGCGGCCCTGATGAAGACGTTTATGTATTTGGTCCCAATGATGGATCAGACACTATCAATGATGTAAACGATGAGGGGCGGAACCGCATCGTTATCGTTGGCGGCGTGACGGCGGAACAGGTATGGCTCCGTCGGTCGGGCTCCACATTGGTGGTGGAAATTTTGGGGTATGGCAAACGGGACAGGATAGTCGTAGAGGGATGGTACGACGCGGCGGTTAGACCTGTTCGTGAGATCAAACTTGATCAGGCGACCCTTAACGAAGAGGACATCACCGCATTGGCGGACCTGATGTCAGGCTACTCCGCTCCCAACTCCGGTCAGCTTACCGTGTCGGATACCGACTGGGAGACCATCAAAGCCGGCATTAACGCAAAGTGGCGATAG